Within the Gossypium raimondii isolate GPD5lz chromosome 12, ASM2569854v1, whole genome shotgun sequence genome, the region GTCTCATTGTTGACATCGAGCTATCCACATTCACCTTAATCCATCAATTAGCTGGAAACTACCAACAACCTTTAGTCATAGAATTACAACTCCAATTATCTGAATCTCCTTTAACACCTAAAGACCTTGTCCAAGCTTCCGTCGAAGTTAACAGAGACTGACTACTACCACTTATCTGTTTGAAAATGAAGTCACTTCGGCTCTTCCAAAGAAACCAACTCATATGGAAAAGAATGTAGGCCATTCACCTTTTAGGAAAAGAATGTTCCAGATAATCCATTGAATAATTGGTaatctaaagaaaaaaattctaaagacttCTAGGTACAACTGATTTCCAAATTGATCTAAACTCGTTGTAGTGCTCTCACTTTCTCTGTCAGTTCATTGCTTGCAATTCTAACAGGCGTGTTATCAACAAACAAGTACTTATAAGATTTCGATATGGAGAAATTTCCCCTGGATAGCCATCTCCAAGTTAGATGATCTATTCATGCATTTAATGAACGAGGTGTACATGCCAGGATATGCTCCAAAACCTATTACGGGAATACTAAGGCTAGCCATTGTCGATcctacatgtaacacccctaacctttATTCATcgtcggaacagggttacggagcattacaaGAGTTTATAGATTAAATAAACAGACATTTCGTATAATATAACATTCATGCCAGAAACCAAtcgaaatcaaacatattgtcccttataagAGCCCTCGGGGCTCAAAATACGCGTTaaaaacaagtcaggactaaatcgagtactcaaagaatttttcaaaaaaattgaaatttttcaaagttgcagaggtcacacggccaagtgagtCACACGGTTAGGAGACACATTGTAGCAGCCCGAATTTAGGGCcagtcagaatagtggtttcgggaccacaaattcgacgagaaaaaaacttgttttcattatatttttatggtctacgatttcacaaaattattttttggaaatttcgttcgaaaattttgacatttgggcactcaatttagtcaaaaggactaaattgtaaaagtgcaaaagttgagttctatatgttagaggtgtccaattgtaatgaaattttaaattggaggtctttatatggtaattagaccattggttaagttggtggacaaaaatgggtatggttaggcatgtttccaaagtttttcattaagggcattttggtcatttagttattaaaatgaattaaaaacaaaattaaaagccaatttttgtccatcttcaacccctaggccaaaaattgcatggagaaccatggctagggtttttcaatcTTCCAATCTCGATTGTAAGTCCTttctatccccgtttttaatgatttttacgtttttaaaatcctcgtaacaagatttacctatttttaccattgttttgaactagggtttgtgtttaaaaatttacccatgaatgatatgcatgtattttgatgttttatggaagaatatgaatgtttggagtgtgataaacgatttgtactaagtaattttcgatgaaaatgcctaaaaggattaatttgtaaaagttataaaatatgtcacaagtgttggaataagtgagtattgtggactcctatagttatgaaaatggttcagctaggcctaaaatctaaggaaattgaataaaaattattttacgagcctaggggcaaaatcataattttgtgaaactttaggggcaaaaatgtaatttttccaaagtatgatttttagactggaatgaatagtgtgaaggttatataagttaaatgtattgttataaatcaagaaagaggagaaattgaaattgatcgataaaaagaaaagtgacaaaaagtgaaaaattcccgaatgaacctttggataaaaagggatacaaatgaagtgacagaaatgatcacatgtgtggcacggattgtgtgtaggccactgtgtaaaagtgaaagtgatggtcacgtgtgtagtactatgtgtaggctactacgtgtaccagaatgataggtcgcatgtgtagtactatgtgcaggctactatgcgtaccggatagttttgatcacgtgtgtagtactatgtgcagacTTCTACGTGTAccggatggtaatggtcacatgtgtagtactatgtgcaggctactatgtgaaccaaacatcattgattagtaaggtggttgctatgtgctgattccactggacatcattgattaataaggtggttgttatgtgctgaatccaccaagtatctgttattatttcaaagtgttcatcgggaaattgactaagtgtaattgaataatgaatataggtgtggaattgaattgaatatcgacttagaaatggaaaagtgaattttgaattgaattgtgattgaagtgaaaaagtgaaattatgaaagagtacatttagtaataaaacagtttagacagcaacaatTGTGTggctttgaaaaatcaccaaaaatggtggaggttgaattagaggctaaataatatatgaaattgaatctgaatgagtctattttcacataaaagaaatagagcaagcaaaagagttatatattttgagatatttgaaatttagttagaTAGAGTCAGAATaagtttggaatcccctgttctgactttggaaaattttcaaaaattgtaaaaaaataattataggataaattttatattttagaatcctcagtgaatctattttcaatagaaacaaatagaaacaatatccgaattctgtacaatgagataattaatttttagtgaagagaggttagaTCTGTcgagtagtgaaataggggaaactttaaagaataaactgtactatttgggtaaaccaaaaattctgaaagttttatggtaagaatatatttgaatctagttttggggaaaatttacggatctcaatttagagttctgtagctctaaataaaaataatttagtgactctgactcgaatagatagctttgaatatacatgtgagtgaatagtaaaattgtagttaatgttgtttaagtgtgttatacacattaaggatgtgaaatggagaggaggaggagtaaaattggaagaacatatgaatgatttgtgtataattggccatatgctcgattataatcgataaacgattgaaaagaaatgatgtttataattgtgcattattagttatagttaaagttcatgtgagagaataaagtttcatagtatgtgtatgtggtatacttggtatatgatttggtatgtagcaatgtcagaaatggtttatgaattaactcatgttgataagtttgatacataaaaaaaatgtggtgcttatccatgcttataatgcttatactatatgtttatttggctagcatgtttggtgtgtatgcttagggtTTGGCCAACTTGTGGCTGGATTAcaccacattaaatttataaaattatgcattgagatggtaaatgtctcgatggaaatatgcttgtgatcataaaagggtggtaaagtttaaagtttgtaatctttattaaaatggtttatcatgtggttagtagaggtgctcatgggccgggccgggcccagaaaaaaatttcggcccgctTACTAGGCCCGgtcccggcccggcccgaaatatgggcctgagatgtagcccaggcccggcccgtagaaaaaatataaagcccgggcccagcccggcccaattagttttttttttgcttaaaagttaaaactaattgttattaaagttatatcaaatatcaaattatacttttttttgtatataatgaaaaaaattaaaataatagctTTCATCATGTTATCTATAAACTTTATGTTAGAATTGATGTAGTATTACAGTAAGTCAGTAATACACtcttaagtttaaaaaattaccaactaattgaatttaaatgttatttaattgtatataattacacatttgTGATATTTAGGAAACAATCAATTcttaaaaaagagaataaaaataaaatgagtatACAAGTAATACCAAAAAACTGTCAAATAATACCAAAACTGTCAAAAAGCGCAAAAAACGTCAAATAATACCAAaacatcaatttaaatattatgttattgcttttaagttttaagtcgCAAAAAcgccaaatttaattaatttaaattaataacataataacataattaatttaaatattatctatGCATAATATCATTgcttttaaatcatattaaatcaatttgagttttatcaTTTACTAAATCTTTAATTTTGCTTCAAACTATCTTTGAGATAAGAAAACATAAGTTAAACCCCACAAGTACACATACCTCCAAAGtccaaaatgactttggaaaattaagcaacaaaccataatattcatacattaatccatcaacatatttaatttcataacaaaatataaattgtccATCAACATATTTAGAAGGAAAGTATCTTAAAAAGCTACCGAAGAAACATCATCATCCTCATCGTCGTCATCGTCGTCATCGTCGTTTTTGCAACCaatttctaacatgaaataagaataaataattagataatcaaattgatgaaaaaatataaaacgagaataataaTTACCTGCTGAAAATCCCTTAGCTCGCATCCAATCATCCAAGCAAACAACGGCTTGAACCGTTTTTGGCTTAAGTGAACTCCTCAAAGGTGTGATAACTTTCTTACCCATGCTAAAAGCTGACTCGAAAGCTACAGTCGATATTGGAATTGCCAAAAGATCACGAGCCAATAATGAAAGCTCATTGTGTCGAACTGAACTTTTGCTCAAATAATCTAGAACATCTATTTGACTATTCAACTCAAGCTCCGGTTCTTCCAAATAAATGTCCAACTGTGACTTCTCACTCCTAGTGCTAGATTCATTTAAATACCGTTTATAATCATCACTCTTATCAAAATATCCCCCAAAATCAGCACTACTATCATTGTGTTCATCCAAACCAGAATCAATAGGAATTTTATCCGAAACATTAGAACTCCCAGCCAAAGAGGAAGACGTGGATTTGGATTTCTTAACATACTCATCAAACAAGAGTCTAAGATTGCTAAGAATGGTCTCAACAAAATCTGAAGCATGAATACCATATATTGTATTAAAGCAATATTGCACATAATTCAACTTGTAACGAGGATCTAAAATTGCAGCACATGACAATATCAACGAATACTCAGCCcaatacttattaaatttctcttgcATTTGCTTAACCATTGGAGTTAAAAACGAATAAGGACCTTTAACTGTATCAAGCAAGACCTTGTGAACCTTCCAAACTCCTCTAAAATAAAGATTAGCCGTTGGATAATTAGAACCAGAAAAAACACAAGTCACATCATAAaagactttcaaaaatttacaaAGAATAGCAACATTACTCCACTCCTCATTAGAAAGTGCAAACATTTGATAATCTTTATCCCGTTGGCCCCAATAATCTAGCACATCTTTATAGTAAAGAGAAGATTCAAGCATCAAATAAGTAGAATTCCATCTCACACACACATCTTGACGCAACTTTTTGGTCACattcaaatgaaaacttttgtcgGCCACATCATAAAATCTTTTCCTACGAATTCATGACTTTCTTATGTACCTAATTCCATTTCGAATCTTACAAACAACATCATCAGCAAGTTCCAAACCAGCTTTAACTATAAGATTCAATATATGTGCACAAcatctaacttgaaaaaaagcaCCATCACACAAAATAGCTCGGTTTGCACGGAATCGATTTTTAAGACAAGAAACCATAACATCATTATAAGAAGCATTATCCAAAGTgatgctaaaaattttcttatctatACCCCATTgagataaacataaaacaagttCATCCGCTATGTTCAAACCATCATACGGAGGAAATAAAGATCTAAACCTTACGATTCTCTTTTGTAGCTTCCAATCTTTGTCAACCCAATGAGCAGTAATGcaaatatattcatcattaGTATGCTCTGAGTTCCAATTATCGgaagttagacaaattaaacCAGGTTCTTTAGCCAACTCTTCTTTAACATGATCTCTCTCTTTTGCATAATACATTAGGACATCCCTAGCAGCTGTATGTCtacttatattcttaaaattagtACTAGCAATTCTCATCATGTATCTAAAGCCCGGTTCTTCAACTGTCCTAAATGAATGCTTGCCACACACAAGAAAAGTAGAAATAGCTTTATGACACTCATCAACATCAAACTTGTAGTTTTTTATAGATGGAACACCTTCGGGTGATGGTTGAGTGGCTATAGTGTATTGAATGATGTCCTTATTAACTTTTTTCAAACAGCTATTTAGATGACGTCTTAAATGAGAGGTTCCACTAGAAGATTTAGCAGAGAAGATAGTCTTACAGTGATTACATTGTGCcttcaattcatttttgttctcGCATTCAAGCTTTGTCATTTCATCCCACACCTTTGAAGTGGTAGACTTTTGACGTTTGAGAGAACTTTCATACTCATTAAACCCATCGTCCACAGGTATAGGAGTGTTTGAACTAGCCATAGTCATAAAACTCAAGTCCTGCAATccaaaaataatcttatttataactcggttattgaatatataattatatatatacatgtattaaaattaaataatcttaaatttaatcaatGCCACGCACCTTCAAAATGACACTACATTTGTGGGTAAATTACGATTTACGACAtctaatcataaaaatattggattttaaatttcattttgggcAATTAATGACATAGTTttctagtattttattaaaagcgGTAAGtaattgttataaatttaaatattttaatgtttgacAAATGACAAGCAACACTATAATACATTAGGACATCAACATTTAATGTGTtacaaattaaatgtatatttataacaatatattaaaatttaaaatttaaaacattatattaaaacaatataattataacagtatattaaaacaatatattaaaaagtatatttataatagtatattaaaacaatatattataaattttaaaacagtatattaaaatagtatattacattaaaaattatttttaataaaaaattaacaatattaattatttagttaataacattataaaaatataaacaccattttatgttaaaaataaagtatagaaactaaaatttaatgtgTTACAAATTAATGTGTtacaaattaaatgtatatttataacaagatactaaaagttaaaagttaaaacattatattaaaacaatataattataatagtatattaaaacaatatattaaaaagtatatttataatagtatattaaaatagtatattacaaattttataacaatatattaaaaagtatatttataatagtatattaaaacaagatattacaaattttataacaagATATTAAAACAGatattacattaaaattattgttttaatcaaaaattaacaatattaattatttagttaataacattataaaaatataagcaccaatttatgttaaaaataaagtatagaaactaaaatttaatcattttgttaaaaggatATAAAGATTAAAGTTTAGTTGTAACTTGTAAGGATAATAGAGggataaaatgatattcgaccattttcatataaaaataaatacatattacaTAATAGTATAATACCGAACTCATATATTGCACGAGATAATAAACTAGTTATTTAACTATGCTAGCCTTGTGATACAAGATCAAACTTATCACATGTCTTTAAGTAATACTAAAAGAACAcacaaaattcaaatgaaaagtCACTAAGGTTGACTGTTTTGAAGGAAAGGGTGTGAGATAGTGATAGTAGCAACCTGCCTTGGCTTGCTGTTTTTTCTGCCTCACTAAATAGCTTGTTTCTGCAATAAAACAAAGCAAACaccaaaaaaagagagagattaAATGAAGAAACAAAGCAAACACAACTACTATATCAAACtaatgaaaacaaattacaGACCCACTACAGCACAACATGTATAAATTACAGACCCTCAACTTCTTAGACATGGTCAAACTAATACAACTACTATATCAAACtaatgaaaacaaattacaGACCCACTACAGCATGTATAAATTACAGACCCTCAATTTCGGACCTCTACCTAATAGTCCACAAGCTCAAAAATAATTGAGTTGCACTCTTTGCTATATTTATTTCCACACTGAAATAGACTTGTGGTTTTCTGACAATAGTAAGAATGAAGTAATATATTTGGTGGAAAGGCTACCATCTTATATCATTGGTCCCAAAATAATGGAAAACATGGGGAAATGTAAGAATTGGAGCAGAAATGCATGCATAGGCAATAGGTTGGTAGTTGGTACTTGGTAGTAGGGAATAGGGATGacaaattagttttaaaaaaataaaaaaaattagtataacCAGTAATAGGTTCGGGACATATGCATTTGCCGGTATTAGACATGATCAAACtaatgaaaacaaattacaGACCCATTACCTCATGAAAACAAATAGACTTGTGGTTTTCTGACAATAgtaagaatgaaagaatatatttggTGGAAAGGCTACCATCTTATATCATTGGTCCCAAAATAATGGAAAACATGGGGAAATGTAAGAATTGGAGCAGAAATGCATGCATAGGCAATAGGTTGGTAGCTGGTACTTGGTAGTAGGGAATAGGGATGacaaattagttttaaaaaaataaaaaaaaaattagtataacCAGTAATAGGTTCGGGACATATGCATTTGCCGGTATTAGACATGATCAAACtaatgaaaacaaattacaGACCCATTACAGCATGTATAACTATAAATAACAGACCCACTACAACATGTATAAATAACCCACTTTATCAAACTAATGAAAACAACcgtaaaagaaaaggagaagacCATTAACAGCAAAAATATGGCAACATTAACAGAACACCATTaacagcaaaaataaaaaacacaaccATTAACAGCATTAACAGCAAAATCCAAATCAGAACACCATTAAcagcaaaaatcaaaatcacaaccaatatcaaaaagcaaaaaaaggGAGAAGACGTTAAAAAATTAGGAAACCCTTAACAGGAAATAGGGTTAATTTGCTAACAGATAACTCACCTTTGAAGACGTTGAAGGCTAGATTTTATGGAAGCACCGTTAGAGCGGAGGTGGAGTCGTGGAGGACCGATCACCGGAGGTGGAATGGTGGGTCGGGCGAGGTGGTTTCTGATTTGGGGGGAAAAAAAGGGAAGGGAATGTGCTAGGGATTTCTCTCTGAAGATAAAAAAGGGAAGGGAAGGACTGTCGGGGAAATGGGGAGGGGAATTGGGAAAGttattctaataataaattttaaaaataaaaaattttatttagatccgggctgcccgggccaaaaaaattttacccgaggcccgacccgttttttaaacgggcctattTTTTTACCcgagcccatatttcgggcctacttttctacccaaaccctcccaaatTTCAGTCGGGCCTTCAGGCCGGGCCAGacccgcccggcccatgagcacctctagtggttagtcttcaaaaagactagcttgcgactatagttgagtgtaatgtttatatcttgtgtgaaatgcataggaaacgggagtggaaagaaaatgaaatactaggttcatgcttgaagtataaaatgatggaaaaaggggacgttaagttaaatgataaatatgtattagtattgaacttaatgaaattgaattgtatgtgaattaaatggaaatttcaaatgatataatttgaattaaatgaattattgtggtattgaaatgtatattggattgagaaattgaattgaatcgtgaacatgagaatcgtgaattaaatgaaatggaaatgaagtattgaattgcacgagtatgtattgggtctcagaagccctatttattataaatatagtattttgaagttataacgtgaagatttacaaaagcatgttaaaaatttgaagagtttaaatttgaatgaaattttataactcggtttaacacatttataagtgtatgtgttctattaatgcctcgtaccctattccggcgtcgaatacgagtaaggggtgttacaatgtgacatcgccagattcggtcataatgtTTAGACCgaatttagggtgttacacacgccaatgtctcaggccgtgtaggcattcaaaatagggacacacagccttGTGCgtacctgtgtaactctctaacttaggtcacacggccaactCACACGCCCTTGTGCTAGGcggtgtgagcatactgacttgcattctTAAGAAAATACAGGGGACAGAAGGCCATTTCACTTAGccgtgtcacacacggttgagacacatgcccatatttctgcctgtgtggacgaaaataggtcattttccaagccacatttctcacccaaattgacaTCAACCTAGACTCAACAAATTGCACATCATCAAGCCATAACAAGCCATTCAAAACAAGCTAAAATCAAGTCTTAGACATGTATTATCACCACATagaaccaatatgcccttaggcatgcacctcaaatgacaacttaaaaacatgtcaactaagtatccaaacttacctaaataaTTACCTAACTAAGTTACCCAAGTTCACTAcaattcaaatacatacatacatacatcaCTCATACTAACATCACAATTATACCTTATTCTCATACCAATATATAAGTtggttatataaaaaaaatattattcataatatttacataagcCAAACTTTAACCAAGACCGTACAAAAGCCTATACATGCAATATAAACCTTATTTAACGTTTCAAAAACTACTGAGataagttggatagtgtgacttgagtgctgatccgatcgtccaaccttctgaaaatctacaaagacattaaacaatacaaataagcttaatgaagcttagtaagttcgacgggttaaataaaaatcttactGAACCTACTATAACAAGtcgaataaataaaatcattcacgTCAACTCCTTGTCTTTCACAACTTCAATTGATAAATACCTCAgtattcaaatcaatacaaaaaatacATAACATgtcttttaaattcattaaataaatcactttaccaaaatttttcatttgaaaaatgacttacggataagagtacatcgtcaaCAGAAGGTCATAAGAGCTGGTCCTCCAGAATACGCCAACAGAAGCTCGaaagctgaacagaagctcgtaagagctaaatagaaagtaaaacacgagagttcgcaacaaatgctgaaccctAGTTTACTTGAGAAAAATGTCATTGTCTCCTTCCAATACCATCATACACAAAAAtacgaatgtactcaaatcccaCGTTCCATTCAAATCGAAatccaattcaatattataattccaacaataattcatttccaacaatagaataaataaataataccattcactaatttatacaaaaattacattttaaccgtACGCACTTACATGGATTGAACTGTAGTAATTGTAGAAGCTTAGGGactattctgctattttttctttttcacaagtATCTAtgggatcttgatctaaaatataaaattactcacttcttagcatatatttcatttcgaTTCActttacaattaatacccttttatttttgaatttacataATCACCTCAAACTTTTGAaatctttgcaatttagtcccttaattagttaatctatcaaattaactatttttctcAATCAATAATCTATCCAAATATTCTAGGCCTTCATACAGCcctaataaacccaaaattcactatcaaaccctaatattttaaccttttacaatttaatcctaaaatcaatatttaacaaaatcactttataaaatcatcacaCAACATAAtcaaagctctaaatccatgttattcataaaaaaaaaaagcttcaatggcaacttccaaaattttaataaaataaaaaacaaaggtatggtttagttggacctaattgtaacaatctcaataacataaaaattacaagaaacgggtaagaattgaactcacatgaagcaaaaattaaagaaccaGCTTAAGCTCTCTCCTATGTCTGTATTGAaccaaaaattgaagaagaaaatgtctAGAAACTTTCCAATtccaaatttgttttatt harbors:
- the LOC128035415 gene encoding zinc finger BED domain-containing protein DAYSLEEPER-like, yielding MLESSLYYKDVLDYWGQRDKDYQMFALSNEEWSNVAILCKFLKVFYDVTCVFSGSNYPTANLYFRGVWKVHKVLLDTVKGPYSFLTPMVKQMQEKFNKYWAEYSLILSCAAILDPRYKLNYVQYCFNTIYGIHASDFVETILSNLRLLFDEYVKKSKSTSSSLAGSSNVSDKIPIDSGLDEHNDSSADFGGYFDKSDDYKRYLNESSTRSEKSQLDIYLEEPELELNSQIDVLDYLSKSSVRHNELSLLARDLLAIPISTVAFESAFSMGKKVITPLRSSLKPKTVQAVVCLDDWMRAKGFSAEIGCKNDDDDDDDDEDDDVSSVAF